In Salvelinus alpinus chromosome 22, SLU_Salpinus.1, whole genome shotgun sequence, one genomic interval encodes:
- the LOC139548786 gene encoding dual specificity protein phosphatase 14-like: protein MGSRSQGGFFHHHHHHSSVVPTAVPRLLTENGSLLGGIAQITPNLFLSRGNVASNRSLLLSKGITCVVNATIELPNFNWPHVEYVKVPLADMPHSPLSLYFDSIADKIHSVGRKRGAVLVHCAAGVSRSASLCLAYLMKYHRVSLAEAHAWVKARRPVIRPNGGFWRQLIDYERKLFGRNSVKMVQTPYGVIPDVYERERRNLAPYWGL from the coding sequence ATGGGTTCCCGCAGTCAAGGTGGCTTtttccaccatcaccaccaccacagctcGGTGGTGCCTACGGCCGTGCCCAGGCTTCTCACAGAGAACGGCAGTCTGCTAGGGGGCATTGCCCAGATCACCCCTAACCTCTTCCTGAGCCGGGGGAACGTGGCGTCTAACCGCAGCCTGCTGCTGTCCAAGGGCATCACCTGCGTGGTCAACGCCACTATCGAGCTGCCCAACTTCAACTGGCCCCACGTGGAGTATGTGAAGGTGCCCCTGGCGGACATgccccactctcccctctccctgtaCTTCGACAGCATAGCTGATAAGATCCACAGTGTTGGGAGAAAGCGGGGAGCCGTGCTAGTGCACTGTGCTGCAGGGGTGAGCCGCTCAGCCTCCCTGTGCCTGGCCTACCTGATGAAGTACCACCGCGTGTCTCTGGCCGAGGCCCACGCTTGGGTCAAGGCCCGCCGGCCAGTCATCCGGCCCAATGGGGGCTTCTGGCGTCAGCTCATCGACTACGAAAGGAAGCTGTTTGGCAGGAACTCTGTGAAAATGGTGCAGACGCCCTACGGGGTGATACCTGACGTCTACGAGCGGGAGCGCAGGAATCTGGCACCCTACTGGGGCCTGTAG